A single Nocardioides bizhenqiangii DNA region contains:
- a CDS encoding PAS and ANTAR domain-containing protein, translating into MDTVDTPAARREDSLADVPEPVVRPFEDGDRQTGRFAYDVRNDRWEWDDDVFAIHGYEPGEVEPTTELFLMHKHDGDRDRVEQTFKHAVSTGDPFNLYYRIRTKDGERRVVVVGEGIRDGDGQVEQLVGYYLDLTPEFAAENAAAADAAVAASAAARETIEQAKGILMLGYGLDSDAAFAMLRWWSRNRNVKVREIADRLIEVARMGHMSHPGLRGMLDGLIDDLTTGRKAPADRSGANPDKDR; encoded by the coding sequence ATGGATACCGTGGACACCCCCGCGGCGCGTCGCGAGGACAGCCTGGCTGACGTGCCGGAGCCGGTGGTCCGTCCGTTCGAGGACGGCGACCGGCAGACCGGCCGGTTCGCGTACGACGTACGCAACGACCGGTGGGAGTGGGACGACGACGTCTTCGCCATCCACGGCTACGAGCCCGGAGAGGTCGAGCCGACGACCGAGCTCTTCCTCATGCACAAGCACGACGGTGACCGCGACCGGGTGGAGCAGACGTTCAAGCACGCGGTCTCCACCGGCGACCCGTTCAACCTCTACTACCGGATCCGGACCAAGGACGGGGAGCGCCGGGTCGTGGTCGTGGGTGAGGGCATCCGCGACGGCGACGGCCAGGTCGAACAGCTGGTCGGCTACTACCTCGACCTGACGCCTGAGTTCGCCGCCGAGAACGCCGCGGCGGCCGACGCCGCCGTTGCCGCGTCTGCCGCGGCCAGGGAGACGATCGAGCAGGCCAAGGGCATCCTGATGCTGGGCTACGGGCTCGACTCCGACGCCGCGTTCGCGATGCTGCGCTGGTGGTCGCGCAACCGCAACGTGAAGGTGCGCGAGATCGCCGACCGCCTGATCGAGGTCGCCCGCATGGGGCACATGAGCCATCCCGGCCTTCGCGGCATGCTCGACGGCCTGATCGACGACCTCACCACTGGCAGAAAGGCGCCAGCCGACCGCTCCGGTGCCAACCCCGACAAAGACCGCTAG
- a CDS encoding SDR family oxidoreductase, translated as MSDVEFPAQQQEPPGLTDEMRPRPDHGEDSYVGHGRLEGKVALVTGGDSGIGRAVAVAYAREGADVAFTCLPEEHDDAEETVRLVRDAGRTSLPLPLDLCQRPSCDEAVERTVAELGGLDILVNNAGFQMARDDTIEDYDDERIDRTFKTNLYALLWLCRAAIPHLRKGPGCIINNTSIQAYDPSTSLLDYAATKAAINNFTVNLAAQLGPDGIRVNAVAPGPVWTPLQPATQEPEKIEHFGADTPLGRAGQPAEVAPAFVFLASPTEASYVSGTVLGVTGGKPVF; from the coding sequence ATGAGCGACGTCGAGTTCCCAGCCCAGCAGCAGGAGCCACCCGGACTGACCGACGAGATGCGACCGCGGCCGGACCACGGCGAGGACAGCTACGTCGGACACGGTCGCCTCGAGGGCAAGGTCGCGCTGGTGACCGGCGGCGACTCCGGCATCGGTCGCGCGGTGGCGGTCGCCTACGCGCGCGAGGGCGCCGACGTCGCGTTCACGTGCCTGCCCGAGGAGCACGACGACGCCGAGGAGACTGTGCGGCTGGTCCGCGACGCCGGCCGGACCTCCCTGCCGCTGCCGCTGGACCTCTGCCAGCGCCCGTCCTGCGACGAGGCCGTCGAACGGACCGTCGCGGAGCTCGGCGGCCTCGACATCCTGGTCAACAACGCAGGCTTCCAGATGGCGCGCGACGACACGATCGAGGACTACGACGACGAGCGGATCGACCGCACGTTCAAGACCAACCTCTACGCCCTGCTGTGGCTGTGCCGCGCCGCGATCCCGCACCTGCGGAAGGGGCCCGGCTGCATCATCAACAACACGTCGATCCAGGCGTACGACCCGTCCACGAGCCTGCTCGACTACGCCGCGACCAAGGCCGCGATCAACAACTTCACGGTCAACCTCGCCGCGCAGCTCGGTCCCGACGGCATCCGGGTCAACGCCGTCGCGCCTGGTCCGGTCTGGACGCCGCTGCAGCCGGCCACCCAGGAGCCGGAGAAGATCGAGCACTTCGGCGCCGACACGCCGCTGGGCCGGGCCGGGCAGCCGGCGGAGGTCGCCCCGGCGTTCGTGTTCCTGGCGTCGCCGACCGAGGCGTCGTACGTCTCCGGGACGGTCCTCGGGGTCACCGGCGGCAAGCCGGTGTTCTGA